The genomic segment CAAGCAAGTATAAAGTTCTTTATAATCAAAATCAGAATTCAATGGCATCAACATAAATATTAGCTTCACACTCACTTGAAGTAAGAGTGAACAAAGGAGTCATTTTGCTCCTTGATAGGGAGGGAGACAACAACATAAAGATTTGCAAACTGCCCCTTCAGCTTCTTAACTCTGCATTCAGACAACAGATCATGACAATGTTAAAACATTGCAAGAAACGATAAGAAACAAGTTTCTAGCATACCTGCTGAAGATTGGCTCACAGTTTTGACAATCCCAGTTGGTCACAAAGATAAAAGCCACAGACAAACCCCCACAGTTAAAAATGCAGTCCTACATATGATGAATAAAGCGATGAGTTTACACATTTATTATGTGTGCCTGTGCATGTAAATCtagaaaaaaggttaagaaaggCAAGTATTACTGGCGCAATTGGAACAAAGTTAAGGCGGAAAGAGTTTGCACTTAGGAAGGATGCAATGAAGTTGATGAAAGACGGGTGTTGTTCATCTCTCCATTTGGTGTTCATCATACAAACTCCAGCACTACTACCTGCATttacttcaataaaaaaaaaaaacgatacaACAATACCATTTCAAAACTCATTAAGATATACCTTAAGAAAATGGTAATGCTACTCTATAATTGAATGAACGTGTGCAAATTAAGAGCTAATATATCCATGAAAATCAAGTGTGTGGAAGTAATTCTGAaagatttatgaaattaatgaaCAGTTCAATACGTGAATAactcaacaataataatatgacTCAAGCAATCAAAAGTGATCGGTGTtgagtttttcttatattttctcagcaaccaagcAAGAGGTAGGGCTCTCATTACTTGCCAGTGAAAATCTATGAAAGGTACCAGGATATATGAAACTTGATCTCAAGAAACCTAAACAAAAAAGTTAAGTAGAAAAATGAGAAGATTCATAATATTCAATTTCCTCcactttctcagcaaccaaacaaatTAAGGGTGAAAACTCTGATTTATTTacagattctttttttttatgaaattagatgttaagaaatctaaaataaaaatcaaacaacggAGAAAGAGCAATATAACATGAAAAGATCAAAGATTTGAGGGAGCAATTAAACAGAAAATCGAAGGATGAGTAAGCAGGGAATCGAAAAAGGAAACCTGAGTTTGATGGGATTTGAGGAGTTGGATATCTGTAACTGGAATTCAAATTCGACATTTTCAAACCCTCGCGCGCGCGAGAGCGAGAGAATTGTGTGGGATTGGAGAGAAGCGGGAAGGACCACAGCTTTTGTACttgcaatattatttaaaaaggaaTAACCAGTTATCGACATCGAtgtcccttttttttcaaaatatataaataaataactttctATTTTCTAAAGTTAAGCAATGCAGCTTAAGTTAGTTTaccaatcatttattttatactttcagttgtttttctttaaagcaAAGAAGTAAAAGCTAGAAAAGTAGGGGcggaataattttataaaaaaatatttaaaaatatagtaataattatttttaaaaatatattttttatatcaatacatcaaaatgatctgaaaatattaaaaaaattaattttaaataaaaacaatttcaaaatttattcaaCCCCTATTTAAAAATTGAAACGCAATGCCAAATAAGTTGCCTAgtgattcaataattttatcataatcacgtttcataataaaattttaaaaaatataatataatttatatccttaatgtgtatataaatattattgaagaGAATGAAAGGCCTCACTGGGaattagtatttatttatttaggaaTTTCAGTATTATACGATTATTCTAAATTctattatttaatagtttaattaggattttatttttattatttaatcaagACTTGTTAGGTTTTTCTATTATATCTGGTTTGATGCATCAAAATAACAAAGTAGACATCCACAAAGCCTTGTTCAATACGGAGTTGTTCTCTCTTGTACTGctctcttttgttgtttttttgaaaaataaaaaaggtacaTACTATTAATAAAgttaacaagaaaataatttattattattattattattattatggatgTCTGGGCTATTTTACGCATACCTTAACTAATTTCATGGGCCCTAAAGTTAACAACCACATAAGtttccagtggccatcatattagcaattatAGGGTTCGAACCTGAAACTACAGGGAAAACAAACATCTTAGTTACAATCTCTTACCACTGAATTACCTATtagatgattaaaaaataatttttaatattacacgtgtaaaatattttcaatttgattttttatatgtttttttatatatttctttgtaTCATTATAAATAATTTGGGTTGGGTTAATTTGACCCATAAAAACCcattgaatataaacataagaTGGATTAAAGTCTAATTTATCatccattatatttattttttgggttcatcttttatattttaaaaagtaaagatTAAACTAgcataaatcataaataattatcttaGATATGAGtagtaatttatctttaataataaatacatataaactaGTTTATGtacttttttcattaaaaataaacatgcatgaTATGCATTtttgtcattaaaaacaaataagaagtaatttatcttaaatatgatgttttagAGTAATAATTGttataccaatttttttttttatgatctttgaaaaactaatgaagatttttaattactataaaattaaatgataatttttttaaaaaaaaattaccttccTAATCCTGATTCAATTCACCATAATATTTGTATGATATAATGTCCAACTCCATTTGGACCATTGTTtagggttaaattttttttgattgattttatgataatatatatttttgtgttggaaaccctgtttgttttttaaaaatacttttaaaaaaaattgaaattttttaattttttaatttgctttaaattaatatttttttagttttttcagattattttgatatgctaatatcaaaaataatttttaaaaaataaaaatatcattttaatgtatttttaagtgaaaaaaattttaaaaaacaatcgcaacTACACTCACATGCCTGCTTGTTTATCTAAATTAGTTAACGTgcgcttttgttttacttttacaGTTTTTGCATGAGACTATTTgggagtgttttttaaaagtgatttcaaaaaaaattgatttttttttttgctttgaagtaatatatttttgatgttttcaaatcattttaatgtaccaatttcaaaaataattttttaaaaataaaaaatattattggtataTTTTTCTGagtaaaaagtactttaaaaaacaattataactaCAACTACACTTCCAAACATCACGAGACTCTCGTAATTAATGATCAATGAAATTTTCTTGGACTATACTTTTTTGGGCCTTATAGGCAGccttataatatttgtttaccCGAATGGGGCTAACCAACCCCTATACGATGACTCAAACCTTCCTATCTCTTTATATTATCGTAAAGAGTCACTTCACTTATTTCCAtgaatatttatgtttatgCAAGGAGTTATTTATTGAGTTCTTACAAAAACATGAGAAGGAGAAAAtgcaaataatattttgaaagcttaatgatgatgatgttttcCTATAAACATGTTAGAAACAATATTTAGTTCTTTAAattcaattgatatttattttttttgagtgaTTTTAAGATATAATGAGGTTGTAAATGaaagtttttaaagtatttttttaaatgaaaatgagtCAGAAAATAGATATTTGTGTCCAAATATTTGAAttccagttttttttatcacatagaatgaccaaaaattaattaattatatgatatgTTATCTATCTTGGTATGTGACATGTTTTATGttataagaaaaattgaagtatcctttatatatataagataggTGCATGGACTTGGCTTGCTAGCCCCATGCGTCTAACCTTATTTATAATGGATCAAGCATGTTAAACATCTATGCCTgcatttttaacatgttttggggtatttttttaatgttttttcatgaatccttatctaatatattttatttttaataataaaaatatagcattcttttaaaaacattagcaaGCATTTTTTTGTGTACAAACACccatagtttttatataaaaaaaaattattaggttTCTTTCATgcaagcatttattttattttcatataattaaaaaaattgttaaaaataaagttattaaactcaataagATGAATAATCCAGATCATGTATATAGTGAGTTAACTAGGTCGATCTAAGACATCGTcgcttcaacattttttttaaaaaatttcattttaatattttttaaaccaagtcAGGTTTTTACTAGTTGTTTGGATTGTATTTAAATTTCTCAAGTTAATTGTGTCATATGagattgaatattttaatttatatctattttttaatatcataacttaatatttagttatta from the Populus nigra chromosome 1, ddPopNigr1.1, whole genome shotgun sequence genome contains:
- the LOC133691214 gene encoding protein PARTING DANCERS, translating into MSNLNSSYRYPTPQIPSNSVNAGSSAGVCMMNTKWRDEQHPSFINFIASFLSANSFRLNFVPIAPDCIFNCGGLSVAFIFVTNWDCQNCEPIFSRVKKLKGQFANLYVVVSLPIKEQNDSFVHSYFKYGMELGKPTFVPVQDLEMGFEKIVKIAHSRGTCKRQDALSKLKAERKQSVQGMGNFLRVVTSIPGIDNHDANALNQAIGSIEAIAKASKGYILENTDLSADNAETVTKFFRDPKFYLGPKIN